GGGCTCAGCAGCCACACGTGGCTAGTGGCCACCACATTGGACAGGACAGAGTTAGAGCATTTCCATCACTGCAGCCAGTCTTACTGGATGGTTCTGCTCTAAAAAgccctagagcaagcatgtcaaactcacaggctCACACAGGCtgaataaacaaggtttaagtggaTGTGGCTGCAAAAAACAcgaaagcttccattttcatagaaacgtaggtttatgtcaatagagacatgctgaatacaaagggctgaaataaatgagtcattgttaacataaaatagtagaacattttaataaaaattaatattttttcttgaacattaacttaccagacactgaataacggCACAAACTCATAAGCATCatgcaaatgtatttttcttgttctccgaaagcgaaatatttcctgttgcgcacaccaaacaagtcagtccaagactaatgacgtggccatcggctgctaaaatattcgctgctggtattggTGGAGAGACATGGTGCGTCTGTGCGTAAGGtgaataagggaaatgaatgcaacatgattatagtcatcagtcattaacgttgtagttcgttattaataattatgtataacaggatattgtaaaaattaagctacaaaatttttattaagatgtttcttacataccgttatgtTGGCCAGGCCGCAAAAATATTGGTTGTGGGCTGCCCACaaggccgcgagtttgacatgcttgtcctacAGCATTTACAGGAAAAGAGGCACCTGTTACCCCAGGAGAGGATATAAGTAGTTCACGGGGAAGTTGGTGAGAGGCCATTGCTTGTGCACGGTTTCAGAGtggaaggcagagctgggatttgaacccagacccgGCAGCGCTCCGATTCCCGgtgctcagcccctctcccagggtgGGAGGGCTTGTCGGAACTGAGGAAGAGCTGGGGGCCTTGGAAAGCAGCATTCCCCAGCCTCAGGGGGCAGCACGGGCAAAGGTTCGGAGGCTTGTCCACgtgagaaacattcaaacctgtagagaagtTTGCTTAAGCCAACTGTCCACAATTaccgggaagcaaaatctcaacgggTTGAGAAAATGTTCCAGAGAGCGGCAGtttcaaatattgttttatttgttaCAATCAGAGAAGGCAGTAGTGGGTTACCTGAAATCCATCGGTGATAGGTAAGGGAGGACGGGGGGACGGGACACACCTCTGAGATTGGCTAAAAAGTAAGATGGTAGACACATGGTTCCTTTCcgtaggtgggtacaggatagttcaCGGTTGtaccctgaggggtccgggaAAAGGgggagttaccctgacattccagaGGTGGGGTTATCCTAGATGCAAAGGACAATGGACAGCcttagttaaggtaaagattggcTTTTGGGAAAATTCTAGCCTAGGGCATGACTACCACCATAAAGGGCTTTTCATTAAGAGCTTTCCATCCCAGACCACCCTCCCAGACCACCCTTTGTGGTTGCTTTAGGGGCTGGGTTTGTAAGGCCACCGCGCAGGCCTTTCCTGGGCTTGTggggtttagtatgtggccccttttcaccCGCAGGCTGGAGGGCCTAAAGCCATGGAGTGCGGCCCACAGGCGAGGGAAGCCAGACCACGGCCATGTGGTGGGAGGCACGGGCCACCTCCCTCCGTGTCCGGGCTCTGCCCTGCCGGCTGCACCCTCAGCCCTGACGCTGTCCTTCCTCCGCCCTGCAGGTCGTGCACACCGGAGAGAAGCCCTACTGCTGCCTGGTCTGCGAGCTGCGCTTCTCCTCGCGCTCCAGCCTGGGCCGCCACCTCAAGCGCCAGCACCGCGGGGTGCTCCCGTCGCCCCTGCAGCCCGGCCCGGGCCTCCCCGCCCTGAGCCCGTCCTGCTCCGTGTGCTGCAACGTGGGGCCCTGCTCCGTGTGCGGAGGCGCGGGGGCCGGCGGGGGCGAGGCCCCGGAGGGGGTGGGCCCGGGCGGCTGGGGGttggcggaggcggcggcggccgcggcggcctCGCTGCCCCCGTTCGCGTGCGGCGCCTGCGCCCGGCGCTTCGACCACGGCCGGGAGCTGGCGGCCCATTGGGCCGCGCACACCGACGTGAAGCCCTTCAAGTGCCCGCGCTGCGAGCGCGACTTCAACGCCCCGGCGCTGCTGGAGCGGCACAAGCTGACGCACGACCTGCAGGGCCCGGGCGCGCCCCCCGCGCAGGCCTGGGCCGCGGGGGCGGCTGCGGGGCCCGAGGCCCCCGGCGAGGGCGGCGCCGAGGAGGCGGGGGACGCCGGGCCGGCCTGGGACGGCGGGCTGCTCCTGGGCCGCGTGGGGGGCGGTGTGCCCGAGCTGGGGGGGCTGCTCcccgggggcggcggggaggcgcCCCCACCGGCGGCCGCGGCGGAGCCCTCGGAGGACACCCTGTACCAGTGCGACTGCGGGACCTTCTTCGCCTCGGCCGCGGCGCTGGCCAGCCACCTGGAGGCGCACTCGGGGCCGGCCACCTACGGCTGCGGCCACTGCGGGGCGCTGTACGCCGCCCTGGCGGCCCTGGAAGAGCACCGACGGGTCAGCCACGGCGAGGGCGACGGGGCGGAGGCGGCCGCGGCGGCCTCCGAGGGGGAGCCCGCGGCCGGGGAGCCCGCGGCCAGCTCCGGCCGCAGCAAGAAGATCTTCGGCTGCTCCGAGTGCGAGAAGCTCTTCCGCTCCCCGCGGGACCTGGAGCGGCACGTGCTGGTGCACACGGGCGAGAAGCCGTTCCCGTGCCTCGAGTGCGGCAAGTTCTTCCGCCACGAGTGCTACCTCAAGCGCCACCGGCTGCTGCACGGCACCGAGCGGCCCTTCCCCTGCCACATCTGCGGCAAGGGCTTCATCACGCTCAGCAACCTCTCCCGGCACCTGAAGCTGCACCGCGGCATGGACTGACCACGCCCCCGCCGCCTGCGGCTGGACTCGGGGTCCCGGGGGGCCGCCCAAACCCAGACAGGGGCCCTGAGATGACGGGGCCCTGGCTGGAGAGATGGAGCCACCAGAAACCCATATAGGCCCTGAGCTGGGCACCCCCAAATCAATGGGCCCCTACGCTGGGGAGACCAAGAAAGGGGCCTCCACAAGTCTAGTCACTCGAGGGCCCTAATAAAAGATGGGCACCCCTCCTCAAGGGAAGCCTGCCCCTCCCTGAGAGCCATCATTCCCAGCGACCTTGGTCTGGAGAGTGTAGGGGGACCATGCCCCCGAATCTCCCTGGATCCTTCCAAATGCACCCCGCAATCACTGGTGCCCCTAGGTGATGGATAGAGCCAGAATCTGCCTTCCCCCGTTGCATTCCCTGTGCGGAAGGAGGACCAGGGTAGATccccctgccctcagcccacTCCCCAGTCAGGCCGCCCTCCCCTACTGCGGAATGGGCCAACCCTAGtgatctccccacccccaaacactaGACTAGGCTGGTTGGGCATCCCCCCGCCCGGTCGGACGGACTGGTCCAGATGCGCAGCCTCCTGTCCACTGGAATGGGCTGGCCCTGCTGTGGCCTGCGCCGCCCTCTTCACAGCGGACACGGCAGA
This is a stretch of genomic DNA from Myotis daubentonii chromosome 15, mMyoDau2.1, whole genome shotgun sequence. It encodes these proteins:
- the FIZ1 gene encoding flt3-interacting zinc finger protein 1, which encodes MDDAPLPAPPVPAPAPAQAPAPPAAAAPRVPFHCSECGKSFRYRSDLRRHFARHTALKPHACPRCGKGFKHSFNLANHLRSHTGERPYRCSACPKGFRDSTGLLHHQVVHTGEKPYCCLVCELRFSSRSSLGRHLKRQHRGVLPSPLQPGPGLPALSPSCSVCCNVGPCSVCGGAGAGGGEAPEGVGPGGWGLAEAAAAAAASLPPFACGACARRFDHGRELAAHWAAHTDVKPFKCPRCERDFNAPALLERHKLTHDLQGPGAPPAQAWAAGAAAGPEAPGEGGAEEAGDAGPAWDGGLLLGRVGGGVPELGGLLPGGGGEAPPPAAAAEPSEDTLYQCDCGTFFASAAALASHLEAHSGPATYGCGHCGALYAALAALEEHRRVSHGEGDGAEAAAAASEGEPAAGEPAASSGRSKKIFGCSECEKLFRSPRDLERHVLVHTGEKPFPCLECGKFFRHECYLKRHRLLHGTERPFPCHICGKGFITLSNLSRHLKLHRGMD